Sequence from the Bacillus sp. es.036 genome:
TTCGTTTCTTTCAATACAGCGCTCATCATTTCTTCCATCATGGAAATTAAATCCTCTTTTGGAAGGAATGAAGTTTCAATATCAACCTGTGTAAATTCCGGTTGACGGTCCGCTCTAAGATCTTCATCACGGAAACAGCGAACAACCTGATAATAACGTTCAAATCCAGAAACCATTAACAGCTGTTTAAACAGCTGAGGAGATTGTGGAAGTGCATAAAACTCTCCATCGTGCACACGGCTAGGCACTAAATAGTCACGAGCACCTTCAGGCGTACTCTTTGTTAGCATAGGGGTTTCAATCTCAAGAAATTCATTCTGATCTAGAAAATCACGTATCACTTTCGTTGTACGATGGCGAAGTTTGAATGTTTCTTGCATAACAGGACGTCGTAGGTCTAAATAGCGATATTTTAAGCGAATGTCTTCTCCAACCTCTACATCATTTGCGATGCTAATGGGAGGGTTTTTAGCCGCATTAAGAATTTCAAGTGATTCAGCATGTACTTCAATCGAACCAGTTGGTAAATTGGGATTAACCGTTCCTTCTGCACGCGCTACTACTTTCCCTGTGATGCCTAGCACATATTCATTTCTGACATTCTCCGCTAGTTCTAGCGCTTCTTTGGATAAATCCGGATTGAAAACAACCTGAACAATACCAGAACGGTCTCTAAAATCAATAAAAATTAACCCACCAAGATCGCGACGTTTTTGAACCCATCCTTTTAATTCTACTATTTCTCCGATTTCGTTTTCACGAATTTTTCCACATGAGTGACTTCTTCCGATCATTCTTAAACTTCCTCCTTTAATTTCCTACAAAGATAGGTATCAACTTCTGAAAGGCTAATCGCCTCTTGTTCACCAGTGTTCATATTTTTTATATTAATTTCATTTTTTTGAATTTCTTCATCGCCTAGAATAGCGACATATTTTGAATGAAGGCGGTTAGCCGCTTTAAACTGACCTTTCATCTTCTTATCAAGATAATCACGTTCCGTTGAAAGTCCAGCTTTTCTAAGTTTGTGAACAAGGCCGTTCGAAACTTTTTGCGCTTCCTCCCCCATTGTGACAACATAACAATCAATTGTCTTTTCAATCGGTAATTCTACGCCTTCTGCTTCTAACGCCATTAATAAGCGCTCAATGCTCATTGCAAAGCCAATTCCTGGAGTTGATGGACCACCCATCTCCTCAACTAGGCCATTGTAGCGACCACCACCGCTAAGCGTGGTTATGGCACCAAATCCATCCGCATCACTCATGATCTCAAATGCAGTGTGGTTGTAATAATCTAACCCGCGAACAAGGCGATCATCGAGAACGTAATCAATTCCCATTTGATCGAGCGCTTCTTTTACATTTGCAAAATAAGTTGCCGAGTCTTCGTTTAAGTAATCAATGATAGAAGGCGCAGTTGCCATCAATTCATGGTCACGGTCCTTTTTACAATCAAGAATACGAAGAGGATTTTTCTCAAGACGACTTTGACAATCGCTACAAAACTCTCCGATTCTCGGTTCAAAGTGATCCACTAGTGATTTACGATGAGCTTCACGACTTTCTTTATCACCAAGACTATTTAAGTAAAGCTTAAGCTTTTTTAACCCTAACTCCTGATAAAGTCCCATCGCAAGGGCAATAACTTCAGCATCAATGGAAGGATCGTTACTACCAAGCGCCTCAATGCCAAACTGAACAAATTGTCTCATTCTACCTGATTGTGGACGTTCATATCGAAACATCGGACCAATGTAATACAGTTTAACTGGCTGCTCAGGTAAACCGTACATTTTATTATTAACATAAGCACGAACGGCTGAAGCAGTGCCCTCAGGACGAAGTGTTAAACTACGATTTCCTCGATCTTCGAATGTGTACATTTCTTTTTGGACGATATCTGTTGTATCACCTACTCCGCGTTGAAATAACTCGGTATGTTCAAAGATTGGTGTGCGAAGTTCATGGTAATTGTATCTACGGCAAATTTCTCTCGCCTTATTTTCAATGTATTGCCATAACTCTGATGTACCAGGAACAATATCCTGAGTACCCCTAGGAATTTGAAAACTCATTCTTTATCCTCCTTTAATCACCAGTAAGAAGCTTTCCACTGCGAAACTGAACGAGTGGTACCTTTTTTTGGATACAAAAAAACTCCCATCCCTGAATCGAAATTCAGGGACGAGAGTTACCCGCGGTGCCACCCTAATGGA
This genomic interval carries:
- the hisS gene encoding histidine--tRNA ligase, whose protein sequence is MSFQIPRGTQDIVPGTSELWQYIENKAREICRRYNYHELRTPIFEHTELFQRGVGDTTDIVQKEMYTFEDRGNRSLTLRPEGTASAVRAYVNNKMYGLPEQPVKLYYIGPMFRYERPQSGRMRQFVQFGIEALGSNDPSIDAEVIALAMGLYQELGLKKLKLYLNSLGDKESREAHRKSLVDHFEPRIGEFCSDCQSRLEKNPLRILDCKKDRDHELMATAPSIIDYLNEDSATYFANVKEALDQMGIDYVLDDRLVRGLDYYNHTAFEIMSDADGFGAITTLSGGGRYNGLVEEMGGPSTPGIGFAMSIERLLMALEAEGVELPIEKTIDCYVVTMGEEAQKVSNGLVHKLRKAGLSTERDYLDKKMKGQFKAANRLHSKYVAILGDEEIQKNEINIKNMNTGEQEAISLSEVDTYLCRKLKEEV